The following proteins come from a genomic window of Corallococcus sp. NCRR:
- a CDS encoding DUF5818 domain-containing protein, which yields MKLSGTVQYQDLEGGVWVLKADDGRTYQLAGGDRKIKKDGQRISAEGSIQSDAVTTAMVGPVFHVSSYKAE from the coding sequence ATGAAGCTCTCCGGCACGGTGCAGTACCAGGACCTGGAGGGCGGCGTGTGGGTCCTGAAGGCCGACGACGGCCGGACGTACCAGCTCGCGGGCGGTGACCGGAAAATCAAGAAGGACGGTCAGCGCATCTCCGCCGAGGGCAGCATCCAGAGCGACGCCGTCACCACCGCCATGGTGGGGCCGGTGTTCCACGTCAGCTCGTACAAGGCAGAGTGA
- a CDS encoding peroxidase, whose protein sequence is MPKSPAPENMYLPDVESHESDGHYGKMIAMARAGGMTPPGIWHLFAFKPRMTDALSAFTHEVMSGPSPLSAGLRELIAAYTSRRNACVF, encoded by the coding sequence ATGCCGAAGTCCCCCGCTCCGGAAAACATGTACCTGCCCGACGTGGAGTCGCACGAGTCCGACGGGCACTACGGGAAGATGATCGCCATGGCGCGGGCCGGGGGCATGACGCCGCCGGGCATCTGGCACCTGTTCGCGTTCAAGCCGCGCATGACGGACGCGCTGTCCGCCTTCACCCACGAGGTGATGAGCGGCCCGTCCCCGCTGTCGGCCGGGCTGCGGGAGCTCATCGCCGCGTACACGTCGCGGCGCAACGCCTGCGTATTTTGA
- a CDS encoding magnesium transporter CorA family protein, with the protein MIQVCLWEDGRVVSGGEELLDRPGPKWIDVLEPDAEVMGRLAERFQLHRLAVEDCLHLDQRPKLEEYPHHQFIVMQGFSCGSDVTELTLHEQHYFLAQDWLISVHALRLPGHDAILRRVKDDPAGTLGRGVDVILYLLADALVDAQFPIMDDFGDRLDDLEDAIFADPDPEHLQRIFQLKRALVTLRRVLSPQRDVVGMLSRRGIPQIQEKTTLYFRDVYDHLVRLYEQIDASRDVVGNVMDGYLSMVAQRTNDISKQLTIFATLFLPLSFIVGFFGQNFEQLTGGGWYTAMWVTMVGFPLGLVGWFKYKKWI; encoded by the coding sequence ATGATCCAGGTCTGTCTGTGGGAAGACGGCAGGGTGGTCTCGGGGGGTGAAGAACTGCTCGACAGGCCGGGGCCCAAGTGGATCGACGTCCTGGAGCCGGACGCGGAGGTGATGGGCCGACTGGCCGAGCGCTTCCAACTGCACCGCCTGGCCGTGGAGGACTGCCTGCACCTGGACCAGCGGCCCAAGCTGGAGGAATACCCACACCACCAGTTCATCGTGATGCAGGGCTTCAGCTGCGGCTCGGACGTCACGGAGCTCACGCTGCACGAGCAGCACTACTTCCTCGCGCAGGACTGGCTCATCAGTGTGCACGCACTGCGCCTGCCGGGCCACGACGCCATCCTGCGGCGCGTGAAGGACGACCCCGCGGGTACGCTGGGCCGGGGCGTGGACGTCATCCTCTACCTGCTCGCGGACGCGCTCGTGGACGCGCAGTTCCCCATCATGGACGACTTCGGCGACCGGCTGGACGACCTGGAGGACGCCATCTTCGCCGATCCGGATCCGGAGCACCTGCAGCGCATCTTCCAGCTCAAGCGCGCGCTGGTGACGCTGCGCCGCGTGCTGTCCCCGCAGCGGGACGTGGTGGGCATGCTGTCGCGCCGGGGCATCCCGCAAATCCAGGAGAAGACGACGCTGTACTTCCGCGACGTCTATGATCACCTGGTGCGGCTCTACGAGCAGATCGACGCCAGCCGCGACGTGGTGGGCAACGTGATGGACGGCTACCTGTCCATGGTGGCCCAGCGCACCAACGACATCAGCAAGCAGCTCACCATCTTCGCCACCCTCTTCCTGCCCCTGTCCTTCATCGTGGGGTTCTTCGGGCAGAACTTCGAACAGTTGACGGGAGGAGGCTGGTACACCGCCATGTGGGTGACCATGGTGGGCTTCCCCCTGGGGCTCGTCGGCTGGTTCAAGTACAAGAAGTGGATCTGA
- a CDS encoding S8 family serine peptidase: MRMRRWNVVLAALALSASACASASREPEAPAGEDLAAARAEVSRAVAEGSDDVVSGAIVVDFKDGTTKEQFDAWEQEWGVDLEFNSLEGPRTGVTLAVGVDDVEDVLQRIRQNPAVESAEPLMQVRTSYTPNDPQFESQWNLRMIDMPKAWDGNRGKGVVVAVIDTGIAYEDYDDFKQVPDLKGVSFVKGYDFVNDDEHANDDHGHGTHVAGTIAQATNNGEGVAGVAFDATLMPLKVLNHFGSGTSADIADAIRFAADHDAKVINMSLGGGLYSQVMASAVDYARKKGVTVVAAAGNTGRGRVEFPAAYPGAVAVSAVGPSGTRAPYSSYGKELDIAAPGGDKRQGDSGGILQNTIDPRDPSRSIYAWYQGTSMAAPHVAAVAAMLYGAGATTPDEVEQALYAGARATENQAWSEEYGHGVLNANASLKAFNGASPRWPALGWAAALLALVLLTLRGRERPGYLNVLFRPAFLVPLVLSTVGFFFLRTWFAGAAGAAQDVVSVAALPIPDWQKIIFGRSAVNPLFYSALIPLVLSLPAIAWRGFRPAVGGLALGFAGFLAYAAWVGAPALAWMPFTFLAKPWLGFNTVVCLVIARAMLKREDA, from the coding sequence ATGCGGATGAGGCGATGGAACGTGGTTCTCGCGGCGCTGGCCCTGTCGGCCTCGGCGTGCGCTTCCGCGTCGCGGGAGCCGGAGGCGCCGGCCGGGGAGGACCTGGCGGCAGCCCGGGCGGAGGTGTCCCGGGCGGTGGCGGAGGGCTCGGATGACGTGGTGTCCGGCGCCATCGTCGTGGACTTCAAGGACGGCACCACCAAGGAGCAGTTCGACGCCTGGGAGCAGGAGTGGGGCGTGGACCTGGAGTTCAACTCCCTGGAGGGCCCCCGCACGGGCGTCACGCTGGCGGTGGGCGTGGACGACGTGGAGGACGTGCTCCAGCGCATCCGCCAGAACCCGGCCGTGGAGTCCGCCGAGCCGCTCATGCAGGTGCGCACCAGCTACACGCCGAACGACCCCCAGTTCGAGTCCCAGTGGAACCTCCGGATGATCGACATGCCGAAGGCCTGGGACGGCAACCGGGGCAAGGGCGTGGTGGTGGCGGTCATCGACACGGGCATCGCCTACGAGGATTACGACGACTTCAAGCAGGTGCCGGACCTGAAGGGCGTGTCGTTCGTGAAGGGCTATGACTTCGTCAACGACGACGAGCACGCCAACGACGACCACGGCCACGGCACGCACGTGGCGGGCACCATCGCGCAGGCCACCAACAACGGAGAGGGCGTGGCGGGCGTGGCCTTCGACGCGACGCTGATGCCGCTCAAGGTGCTGAACCACTTCGGCAGCGGCACCTCCGCGGACATCGCGGACGCCATCCGCTTCGCGGCGGACCACGACGCGAAGGTCATCAACATGTCGCTGGGCGGTGGCCTGTATTCGCAGGTCATGGCCAGCGCGGTGGACTACGCGCGCAAGAAGGGCGTCACCGTGGTGGCCGCGGCGGGCAACACCGGGCGCGGCAGGGTGGAGTTCCCCGCGGCGTACCCGGGCGCGGTGGCGGTGAGCGCGGTGGGCCCGTCCGGCACGCGCGCGCCGTACTCGTCCTACGGCAAGGAGCTGGACATCGCGGCGCCCGGTGGCGACAAGCGCCAGGGCGACTCGGGCGGCATCCTGCAGAACACCATCGACCCGCGCGACCCGTCGCGCTCCATCTACGCCTGGTACCAGGGCACCAGCATGGCCGCGCCGCACGTGGCCGCCGTCGCCGCGATGCTCTACGGCGCGGGCGCCACCACGCCGGACGAGGTGGAGCAGGCGCTCTACGCGGGCGCCCGGGCGACAGAGAACCAGGCCTGGTCGGAGGAGTACGGCCATGGCGTCCTCAACGCGAACGCCTCGCTGAAGGCCTTCAACGGCGCTTCGCCCCGGTGGCCGGCGCTGGGCTGGGCCGCCGCGCTGCTCGCGCTGGTGCTGCTCACGCTGCGCGGCCGCGAGCGTCCGGGCTACCTCAACGTGCTCTTCCGCCCGGCGTTCCTCGTGCCGCTGGTGCTCTCCACGGTGGGCTTCTTCTTCCTGCGCACCTGGTTCGCGGGGGCGGCGGGCGCGGCCCAGGACGTGGTGAGCGTCGCGGCGCTGCCCATCCCGGACTGGCAGAAGATCATCTTCGGGCGGAGCGCGGTGAACCCGCTCTTCTACAGCGCGCTCATCCCCCTGGTGTTGTCGCTGCCGGCCATCGCGTGGCGGGGCTTCCGGCCGGCGGTGGGCGGCCTGGCGTTGGGCTTCGCGGGCTTCCTGGCCTACGCGGCGTGGGTGGGCGCTCCGGCGCTGGCGTGGATGCCCTTCACGTTCCTGGCGAAGCCGTGGCTCGGCTTCAACACGGTGGTGTGCCTCGTCATCGCCCGCGCGATGCTCAAGCGGGAGGACGCATGA
- a CDS encoding serine aminopeptidase domain-containing protein, producing MVQKGQFLERSTLIPVGSDGAVMEGTVHRGQKSPPLLILPPRPEEGGGMDHVLAAELAFAVARAGFPTLRFNHRGVGASQGVRGTGGALVEDAEAAMRVALENAGTTALAVASLHGGARVALALQERHPAVGGLCLVAPDVDPLSLVRLSCPLLVIVGAQDTRVPRAALAAAVAEAGGDLEVIDDAGATFHRNLPQVGRAAAAWLQRLSGG from the coding sequence ATGGTCCAGAAAGGTCAGTTCCTGGAGCGCTCCACGCTCATCCCCGTGGGCTCGGACGGCGCGGTGATGGAGGGCACGGTGCACCGGGGCCAGAAGTCGCCGCCGCTGCTCATCCTCCCGCCCCGGCCGGAGGAGGGGGGCGGGATGGATCACGTCCTGGCGGCGGAATTGGCGTTCGCGGTGGCGCGGGCGGGCTTTCCCACCCTGCGCTTCAACCACCGGGGCGTGGGGGCCAGCCAGGGCGTCCGGGGCACCGGTGGGGCGCTGGTGGAGGACGCGGAGGCCGCCATGCGCGTGGCGCTGGAGAACGCGGGCACGACGGCACTCGCGGTGGCGTCCCTGCACGGCGGGGCCCGGGTGGCGCTGGCGCTCCAGGAGCGGCACCCGGCCGTGGGCGGACTGTGTCTGGTGGCGCCGGATGTGGACCCGCTGTCACTCGTGCGACTGTCGTGTCCGCTGCTGGTGATCGTGGGGGCACAGGACACCCGGGTGCCCCGGGCGGCGCTGGCTGCGGCTGTCGCGGAGGCCGGGGGCGATTTAGAGGTCATCGACGATGCCGGGGCGACCTTCCATCGCAACCTTCCCCAGGTGGGGCGGGCGGCGGCGGCGTGGCTCCAGCGCCTGTCGGGCGGGTAG
- a CDS encoding class I SAM-dependent rRNA methyltransferase yields MNVVKLELARGLGRHLRAGHPWVFRKALEHTPRIPAGSVVDLTENGKFVARGYYDPHSAIAVRVLTRDSRETVDSRFITQRVQRALAARTALIDLKDTDSYRLIHGEGDGLPGVVVDLYAGWAVMKLYSAGLTPYRPLIVEALKAGVPGLKGILGRDEVGRDDVEEDDGRGSGKMLWGEEAPELIPIRERGAIFLVDAWKGQKTGFFLDQRENRYLIRRLGQGRDVLNCFSFSGGFSVNAALGGANSVFSVDQDPEAIALARENFTRNGLPAAKHDFLAADVFALIQSFKEEGRTFDLIILDPPAFAKSQRAVEAAVDGYASLNRQALALLRPGGLLATASCSARVTGDMFMGAVREAGFKAGVDLALVEERYQPPDHPVRLQFPEGKYLKFYVMQSV; encoded by the coding sequence GTGAATGTCGTGAAGCTGGAGCTGGCCCGAGGCCTGGGGCGTCACCTGCGTGCGGGGCACCCCTGGGTGTTCCGCAAGGCCCTGGAGCACACGCCGCGGATTCCGGCCGGCAGCGTGGTGGACCTGACGGAGAACGGGAAGTTCGTCGCGCGCGGGTACTACGACCCGCACTCGGCCATCGCGGTGCGCGTGCTCACGCGGGACTCGCGCGAGACGGTGGACTCGCGCTTCATCACCCAGCGCGTGCAGCGGGCCCTGGCCGCGCGCACGGCGCTCATCGACCTGAAGGACACGGACAGCTACCGCCTCATCCACGGCGAGGGCGACGGCCTGCCCGGCGTGGTGGTGGACCTGTACGCGGGCTGGGCGGTGATGAAGCTCTACTCCGCCGGCCTCACCCCGTACCGTCCCCTCATCGTGGAGGCGCTGAAGGCGGGCGTCCCGGGCCTCAAGGGCATCCTCGGCCGCGACGAGGTGGGCCGCGACGACGTGGAGGAGGACGACGGGCGCGGCAGCGGGAAGATGTTGTGGGGCGAGGAGGCCCCGGAGCTCATCCCCATCCGCGAGCGCGGCGCCATCTTCCTGGTGGACGCGTGGAAGGGGCAGAAGACGGGCTTCTTCCTGGATCAGCGAGAGAACCGCTACCTCATCCGCCGGCTGGGGCAGGGCAGGGACGTGCTCAACTGCTTCAGCTTCAGCGGCGGCTTCTCCGTGAACGCGGCGCTGGGCGGGGCCAACAGCGTCTTCTCCGTGGATCAGGATCCGGAGGCCATCGCCCTGGCGCGGGAGAACTTCACGCGCAACGGGCTGCCGGCGGCGAAGCACGACTTCCTGGCGGCGGACGTGTTCGCGCTCATCCAGTCGTTCAAGGAGGAGGGCCGCACGTTCGACCTCATCATCCTGGACCCGCCCGCCTTCGCGAAGAGCCAGCGCGCGGTGGAGGCGGCCGTGGACGGCTACGCGTCCCTCAACCGGCAGGCCCTGGCGCTCCTGCGTCCCGGAGGCCTGCTGGCCACGGCGTCGTGCTCCGCGCGCGTGACGGGCGACATGTTCATGGGCGCCGTGCGCGAGGCGGGCTTCAAGGCCGGCGTGGACCTGGCGCTCGTGGAGGAGCGCTACCAGCCGCCGGACCACCCCGTGCGCCTGCAGTTCCCGGAAGGGAAGTACCTCAAGTTCTACGTGATGCAGTCGGTGTAG
- a CDS encoding 1-acyl-sn-glycerol-3-phosphate acyltransferase — MDTALAQVATQGEALKEEFGPMSRVLGARYFDGVHFPPEAENELRALSARGFVVHVMRTTAWINFLYIAWAMVRRAMPPIRAVVNLRPWFTRPWRQTAQGGAVEERFRYAREQGGSGLVFLRRTALLHASGKETREDPFPELVRLARGSERPVFLVPELFVWEKRPAKLKPGWRDALFGSPEAPGFVHSMVAFFRNYKRAQFRVGEPIDLRKFIEENPGVSDEVLARKVRSTLHVFLARETRAVFGPPQKPTDRLIEETLRDRQLRKVLDEHAAATGRKPSSVYREAQRNLEAIAAKPNPSVLALIAPMLEWVFNRIYDGIGVDEAGLHRALKAAGKAPVVLCPSHKSHVDYLVMSWVLWNRGYTAPLVAAGANLSFWPLGVLFRRCGAFFLRRSFKGDKVYAASFKAYIKKLVHDGIHQEFFPEGGRSRTGKLLTPKLGMLTWQVEAVLDGARNDLYFVPVSIDYEKVVESDSYSKELAGGEKKPEDLKALLSAPKVLAARYGRIHLTFDEPLSLVEFMKARGLSPQEPVTDEQKKGLVRALGNRVMYGISKVSTVTPHALVSASLLAHRRRGLTQRELTDRISLLRRIASEDGARLSKELANAPSNPETLGPIQDAMREFISDEMVQTREARGEVSYQVEDSRRPEMSFYKNTLMNLVAARSLVANALLAGTPAPYDTVKARALFLSRLFKVEFIYRVGASFDTIFAECVERLVRMGLVIHEGDTLTRAPEAHAQPDLEFLADLLRDFLEAYLLAAMTLPDVAAGVATDRKTFVKLALETGRGEYNAGRITAAESLAKTTLENAVEYLLDQRILVEEDKKLRLGDPASAAELPRKNPLAEEIRGYLHRA, encoded by the coding sequence ATGGACACCGCGCTGGCGCAGGTCGCGACGCAAGGAGAGGCCTTGAAGGAGGAATTCGGTCCCATGTCCCGGGTGCTCGGGGCTCGGTACTTCGACGGGGTGCACTTCCCCCCCGAGGCCGAGAACGAGCTGCGCGCGCTCAGCGCCCGGGGCTTCGTGGTGCACGTCATGCGCACCACCGCGTGGATCAACTTCCTCTACATCGCGTGGGCCATGGTCCGCCGGGCCATGCCGCCCATCCGCGCGGTGGTGAACCTGCGTCCGTGGTTCACCCGCCCCTGGCGCCAGACGGCCCAGGGCGGCGCGGTGGAGGAGCGCTTCCGCTACGCCCGCGAGCAGGGCGGCAGCGGCCTGGTGTTCCTGCGCCGCACGGCGCTCCTGCACGCCTCCGGCAAGGAGACGCGCGAGGACCCCTTCCCCGAGCTGGTGCGGCTGGCGCGCGGCTCCGAGCGCCCGGTGTTCCTGGTGCCGGAGCTGTTCGTCTGGGAGAAGCGCCCCGCGAAGCTCAAGCCGGGCTGGCGCGACGCGCTGTTCGGGAGCCCGGAGGCGCCGGGCTTCGTGCACTCCATGGTGGCGTTCTTCCGCAACTACAAGCGCGCGCAGTTCCGCGTGGGAGAGCCCATCGACCTGCGCAAGTTCATCGAGGAGAACCCGGGCGTCAGCGACGAGGTGCTGGCGCGCAAGGTGCGCAGCACGCTGCACGTGTTCCTCGCGCGGGAGACGCGCGCGGTGTTCGGCCCTCCGCAGAAGCCCACGGACCGGCTGATTGAAGAGACGCTGCGCGACCGGCAGCTGCGCAAGGTGCTGGACGAGCACGCCGCCGCCACGGGCCGCAAGCCCTCCAGCGTGTACCGCGAGGCCCAGCGCAACCTGGAGGCCATCGCGGCCAAGCCCAACCCGTCCGTGCTGGCGCTCATCGCGCCGATGCTGGAGTGGGTGTTCAACCGCATCTACGACGGCATTGGCGTGGACGAGGCCGGCCTGCACCGCGCGCTCAAGGCCGCGGGCAAGGCGCCGGTGGTGCTCTGCCCCAGCCACAAGAGCCACGTGGACTACCTGGTGATGAGCTGGGTGCTCTGGAACCGGGGCTACACCGCGCCGCTGGTCGCCGCGGGCGCGAACCTGTCCTTCTGGCCCCTGGGCGTGCTGTTCCGCCGCTGCGGCGCGTTCTTCCTGCGCCGCTCGTTCAAGGGCGACAAGGTCTACGCCGCGTCTTTCAAGGCGTACATCAAGAAGCTGGTGCATGACGGCATCCACCAGGAGTTCTTCCCGGAGGGTGGCCGCTCGCGCACGGGCAAGCTGCTCACGCCCAAGCTGGGCATGCTCACGTGGCAGGTCGAAGCGGTGCTGGACGGCGCGCGCAACGACCTCTACTTCGTGCCCGTCTCCATCGACTACGAGAAGGTGGTGGAGTCCGACAGTTACTCGAAGGAGCTGGCCGGCGGGGAGAAGAAGCCAGAGGACCTGAAGGCCCTCTTGAGCGCGCCCAAGGTGCTGGCCGCGCGCTACGGCCGCATCCACCTCACCTTCGACGAGCCGCTGTCGCTGGTGGAGTTCATGAAGGCGCGTGGCCTGTCGCCGCAGGAGCCGGTGACGGACGAGCAGAAGAAGGGCCTGGTGCGCGCGCTGGGCAACCGCGTGATGTACGGCATCAGCAAGGTGTCCACCGTCACGCCGCACGCGCTGGTGAGCGCGTCGCTGCTGGCCCACCGCCGGCGCGGCCTCACCCAGCGCGAGCTCACGGACCGGATCAGCCTGCTGCGCCGCATCGCCTCCGAGGACGGCGCGCGGCTCTCCAAGGAGCTGGCCAACGCGCCGAGCAACCCGGAGACGCTGGGCCCCATCCAGGACGCGATGCGCGAGTTCATCTCCGACGAGATGGTGCAGACGCGGGAGGCGCGCGGCGAGGTCAGTTACCAGGTCGAGGACTCGCGCCGTCCGGAGATGTCCTTCTACAAGAACACGCTGATGAACCTGGTGGCCGCGCGCAGCCTGGTGGCCAACGCGCTGCTCGCGGGCACGCCAGCGCCGTACGACACCGTGAAGGCCCGCGCGCTGTTCCTGTCGCGCCTCTTCAAGGTGGAGTTCATCTACCGGGTGGGCGCGTCGTTCGACACCATCTTCGCCGAGTGCGTGGAGCGGCTCGTGCGCATGGGTCTGGTCATCCACGAGGGCGACACGCTCACGCGCGCGCCGGAGGCCCACGCCCAGCCGGACCTGGAGTTCCTGGCGGACCTGCTGCGTGACTTCCTGGAGGCCTACCTGCTGGCCGCCATGACGTTGCCGGACGTGGCCGCGGGCGTGGCCACCGACCGCAAGACGTTCGTCAAGCTGGCGCTGGAGACGGGGCGCGGCGAGTACAACGCCGGCCGCATCACCGCCGCGGAGTCCCTGGCGAAGACGACGCTGGAGAACGCGGTGGAGTACCTGTTGGATCAGCGCATCCTCGTGGAAGAGGACAAGAAGCTGCGGCTGGGCGACCCGGCCTCGGCGGCGGAGCTGCCCCGGAAGAACCCGCTCGCGGAGGAGATCCGCGGCTACCTCCACCGGGCCTGA
- a CDS encoding HAD-IIB family hydrolase codes for MKPANGKAVEPRPLRQADLSGVQGVFTDVDGTLTTGHKLRSQTVRSLEQLSASGLRVVLVSGRPAGWGEAWARQLPVDGVIVENGGLFFLKDARGKLLKVYLEPSAQRVANRQRLEKEVERVLAQVPGARLSVDSRYTEVDLAVDYNEEARLGDKGASRIESLLRARGVTAVRSSVHVNCWLGRFDKLSASRRFAKVAWGEKLDPADGRYVYAGDSFNDAPMFQAFKLGVGVANVRAVLDRIDAPPAFITRAPEGRGFEELASALLARRRTARSRSRGVST; via the coding sequence GTGAAGCCAGCGAATGGGAAGGCCGTGGAGCCGCGCCCCCTGCGGCAGGCGGACCTGTCCGGCGTGCAGGGCGTCTTCACCGACGTGGACGGCACGCTGACGACGGGCCACAAGCTGCGCAGCCAGACGGTGCGGTCCCTGGAGCAGCTGTCCGCGTCCGGGCTGCGCGTGGTGCTGGTGAGCGGAAGGCCGGCGGGGTGGGGCGAGGCGTGGGCCCGCCAGCTCCCCGTGGACGGCGTCATCGTGGAGAACGGCGGGCTGTTCTTCCTCAAGGACGCCAGGGGGAAGCTGCTCAAGGTGTACCTGGAGCCGTCCGCCCAGCGCGTGGCGAACCGCCAGCGCCTGGAGAAGGAGGTCGAGCGCGTGCTCGCCCAGGTGCCCGGCGCGCGGCTGTCCGTGGACAGCCGGTACACGGAAGTGGACCTGGCGGTGGACTACAACGAGGAGGCCCGGCTGGGCGACAAAGGGGCCTCCCGCATCGAGTCGCTGCTGAGGGCCCGGGGCGTGACGGCGGTGCGTTCGTCCGTCCACGTCAACTGCTGGCTGGGCCGCTTCGACAAGCTCTCCGCGTCGCGCCGCTTCGCGAAGGTGGCGTGGGGGGAGAAGCTGGACCCCGCGGACGGCCGGTACGTCTACGCGGGGGATTCTTTCAACGACGCTCCGATGTTCCAGGCGTTCAAGCTGGGCGTGGGCGTGGCCAACGTGCGCGCGGTGCTGGACCGCATCGACGCGCCGCCGGCCTTCATCACCCGGGCGCCCGAGGGGCGGGGCTTCGAGGAGCTGGCTTCCGCCCTCCTCGCCCGCCGCCGGACGGCCCGCAGTCGCAGTCGAGGAGTTTCAACGTGA
- a CDS encoding alpha/beta fold hydrolase codes for MLTVAVDGVALHYRDVGQGLPVLLMHAFPLDGSAFDRQVAALSGRYRFLVPDLRGFGQSRLGEGPTEMRKLAQDALALLDALNLDTAVVGGVSMGGYAALALLREDPGRVRGLVLSDTQCTADDAAGKDKREATAQQALKEGTASVVQGLVPKLVHAGPDSPVGREVTKLGLSVSPESIAAAQRGMALRLDSKDLLARYAGPALIVVGEHDAVTPLAKAKQMADLVQGARLEVIPGAAHLPNQEQPEAFNSVLDSFLASLA; via the coding sequence ATGCTGACGGTCGCCGTGGATGGGGTCGCGCTGCACTACCGGGACGTGGGCCAGGGATTGCCGGTGCTGCTCATGCACGCCTTCCCGCTGGATGGCTCCGCGTTCGACCGGCAGGTGGCCGCGCTGTCCGGGCGCTACCGCTTCCTCGTGCCGGACCTGCGCGGCTTCGGGCAGAGCCGGCTGGGTGAAGGCCCCACGGAGATGCGCAAGCTGGCGCAGGACGCGCTCGCGCTGCTGGACGCGCTGAACCTCGACACGGCGGTGGTGGGCGGCGTGTCCATGGGCGGCTACGCGGCCCTGGCGCTCCTGCGCGAGGATCCGGGCCGGGTGCGCGGCCTGGTGCTCTCCGACACGCAGTGCACCGCGGACGACGCCGCTGGCAAGGACAAGCGCGAGGCCACCGCGCAGCAGGCGCTGAAGGAAGGCACGGCGTCCGTCGTCCAGGGGCTGGTGCCCAAGCTGGTCCACGCGGGGCCGGACTCACCGGTGGGCCGCGAGGTGACGAAGCTGGGGCTGTCCGTGTCGCCGGAGTCCATCGCCGCCGCGCAGCGGGGCATGGCGCTGCGGCTGGACAGCAAGGACCTGCTCGCGCGCTACGCGGGGCCCGCGCTGATTGTCGTGGGTGAGCACGACGCCGTGACGCCGCTGGCGAAGGCGAAGCAGATGGCGGACCTGGTGCAGGGCGCGCGGCTGGAGGTCATCCCCGGCGCGGCGCACCTGCCCAACCAGGAACAGCCGGAGGCGTTCAACTCGGTGCTGGACAGCTTCCTCGCGTCGCTGGCCTGA
- a CDS encoding type II CAAX endopeptidase family protein: MDEAPPSSDPRPAEAPAPLSPPHPVLAAALAFGLFMTVGAVTQLLNPAFGVWFTEVFLFLGLAWIMLRRSGYRPAAYVGFTPFLGAPTLFGFLLGVANFVGVVVPVQFLAQKVAPAWLREMFDASRLFEGQTPVELALLLGGVSVAAPLCEEFFFRGLFQRSLTPPAPASPWRALIISSVVFSAFHLDPVGFLARVELGLLFGWLFWRTGSLWPGIAAHAANNIVSSALFLIATHSRLAKDGATDDVTDWRAVLGLVLVGWTALLGLRAASRHFPAVWGRGTPPGDEEVRATKPVPLFALQLLPWVTAATLSLVGLGLVDGRGVSLSVYDVQHPVDPLPKDADPALKAERKAMRQLRDAVRKGEVPMEAYEEERLRQSEAHGPGKNKPRR, from the coding sequence GTGGACGAAGCCCCCCCTTCCAGCGACCCGCGGCCGGCGGAGGCCCCCGCGCCGCTGTCGCCGCCCCACCCCGTGCTCGCCGCGGCCCTGGCCTTCGGGCTCTTCATGACGGTGGGCGCCGTCACCCAGCTGCTCAACCCCGCCTTCGGCGTGTGGTTCACGGAGGTGTTCCTCTTCCTGGGGCTCGCGTGGATCATGCTGCGCCGCTCCGGGTACCGGCCCGCGGCGTACGTGGGCTTCACGCCGTTCCTGGGCGCGCCCACGCTGTTCGGCTTCCTGCTGGGCGTGGCCAACTTCGTCGGCGTGGTGGTGCCGGTTCAGTTCCTCGCGCAGAAGGTGGCGCCCGCGTGGCTGCGCGAGATGTTCGACGCCTCGCGCCTCTTCGAGGGCCAGACGCCGGTGGAGCTGGCGCTGCTGTTGGGCGGCGTGTCCGTGGCCGCGCCGCTGTGCGAGGAGTTCTTCTTCCGTGGCCTCTTCCAGCGCTCCCTGACGCCGCCGGCCCCCGCGTCCCCCTGGCGCGCGTTGATCATCTCGTCCGTGGTGTTCAGCGCGTTCCACCTGGATCCGGTGGGCTTCCTCGCCCGCGTGGAGCTGGGACTGCTGTTCGGCTGGCTCTTCTGGCGCACCGGCTCGCTGTGGCCGGGCATCGCGGCGCACGCGGCCAACAACATCGTGTCGTCCGCGCTGTTCCTCATCGCCACGCATTCGAGGCTCGCGAAGGACGGGGCGACGGACGACGTGACGGACTGGCGCGCGGTGCTGGGCCTGGTGCTGGTGGGCTGGACGGCGCTGCTCGGACTGCGCGCGGCCTCCCGGCACTTCCCCGCCGTGTGGGGACGCGGCACTCCGCCCGGCGACGAGGAGGTGCGCGCCACGAAGCCCGTGCCCCTCTTCGCCCTCCAGTTGCTGCCCTGGGTGACGGCGGCCACGCTGTCCCTGGTGGGGCTGGGCCTGGTGGATGGACGTGGCGTGTCATTGAGCGTCTACGACGTCCAGCACCCGGTGGATCCGCTGCCCAAGGACGCGGACCCGGCGCTCAAGGCCGAGCGCAAGGCCATGCGGCAGCTCCGTGACGCCGTCCGCAAGGGCGAGGTGCCCATGGAGGCCTACGAAGAAGAGCGGCTGCGCCAGTCGGAGGCCCATGGCCCCGGCAAGAACAAGCCCCGCCGCTGA